A window from Schistosoma haematobium chromosome 3, whole genome shotgun sequence encodes these proteins:
- the SERAC1_1 gene encoding Serine active site containing protein 1 (EggNog:ENOG410V5SK~COG:S), whose protein sequence is MKQLKKAEVGRRPIIWITHSAGGILVKEMLRLANSVSNGTSEQSENDHSEPSTTSSTRECAHVSHTYAALSVLSGENPSVSQSSISKIDPSCKWYCHETDQENGNLSNISNPSFVEDKNSNTSDKYFENRMYYSSSCSDFLSKRSSDASFLTTLSDSSKTDPVNYQTLASSTQAVVFMSTPHRGNQSVHTLYRRPFRWALTPEAIQLEKNSNYLLDLHVWFNLWAYSHKLQILSMVESRVTPINRFWSVLIVPEDVKGLS, encoded by the exons GTATACTTGTGAAAGAAATGCTTCGATTGGCTAATTCTGTTAGCAATGGTACTTCCGAACAATCGGAAAACGATCATTCTGAGCCAAGTACCACGTCTAGCACTAGAGAGTGTGCACACGTTTCTCATACTTATGCAGCTTTGTCAGTTTTAAGTGGAGAAAACCCATCTGTTTCTCAATCCTCAATTTCTAAAATCGATCCATCCTGTAAATGGTATTGTCACGAAACTGACCAGGAGAATGGAAATCTGTCAAATATATCGAATCCTAGTTTTGTTGAAGATAAAAATTCCAATACTtctgataaatattttgaaaatcgTATGTATTATTCGTCTAGTTGTTCTGATTTTCTGTCCAAACGCAGTAGTGATGCATCATTCCTAACCACTTTATCCGATAGTTCGAAAACAGATCCTGTAAATTACCAAACATTAGCAAGCAGTACACAAGCAGTTGTATTTATGAGTACACCACATAGAGGAAATCAATCGGTGCACACTTTATATCGTCGTCCATTCCGATGGGCGCTTACTCCTGAAGCTATTCAACTTGAAAAAA ATTCAAACTATTTGTTGGATCTCCATGTTTGGTTTAATCTATGGGCATATAGTCATAAATTACAAATCTTATCTATGGTTGAAAGTCGTGTAACACCAATCAACAGATTTTGGTCTGTTTTAATTGTCCCTGAAGATGTTAAAGGTTTGTCTTAA